From Coffea arabica cultivar ET-39 chromosome 9c, Coffea Arabica ET-39 HiFi, whole genome shotgun sequence, one genomic window encodes:
- the LOC113708810 gene encoding uncharacterized protein isoform X2 has protein sequence MEEDVTVKDESCNSCCQQWKEKYTKLKEKHSKVEDGRNALRKGIKLLEQENDKLKSEYQALKKAFEDERARAESEKQDKVLESATRVTLEHEISTLKSQILLLQENGGLAAKGVDEEVANLQQRVSEAETEINKHKELLQKERKRVDTEKEKVEKERKKARDAAEKLNAEKKKASEEKRIADIERVKVEELRHQLESLKCEVDEAKSKLALETAKHEQENKKLKAEKENTTKERMRADMEKAKAAEQGKLAEENWKKAMDERSRADALAWQLDKNKHRVEELEKQISNLVSNRKFVDIPVENPPGGLAELAGKVGSLTWKSEAGALEARNKLGEWQQKNVREKKQAISEIEKAKNQMKAAKRYKRKAMEEKNHADHLFHELEGNRKRLEEVQREIQELVSSGKLFESSHPASGKSLKDETAEIKLLRKQLKFEKKRVKHAKEVAKLEVGRNCLLQQEVHRLKQEFIPFAQRLDLLDNCLFHKFDGINNLEKEGGLDLDQEHLHLKPSQLVLHTQNEHVKPSCITSIATGGSTPLKRNKRLNVSLPPVSGEMYLSPTTGIDSNLELLLRGSNRKMLQSSAINSSSASFSDRPLVGSQERGTFSVTASANLAHGQTIGPTASRLSSDTRKRYDKKLAVGAENSVGSPIKSGAIESGSYKKRKRKRVSDAVESIEDLYSAGQKWHQQVLEKLSVLHGMLDGECPKSFRERVLVQDNMYSKLVRPDKKKKVSNGQGVAVPHLCDRCVLKTSAEDSDVCENASPAVCDVLQTAPTLKDGITNHFGSKLHELTNAEEVFGHDYMGLVQLDNPIDENRFCKAIRKPISPLSPVLCNIEFPFNETFETEICTSRSLPDESLCEVFSNAEQNVVPSCNFDVVNLEIDSNNRNLKDIEASKILSLGMATKGSSENLGNNGSYDSDVICVSSSSSSQINNLIMASTAQKNVELKMPCESRSAAFNGYPVYCAVSSSNNDSSSISTIFSFITDCMSKLSSNSSLKLWMQNILLSLQKADNLSTQERVSGFFSLLLHYTSEIANGDHGDLVCNSLGFIDSFAQQMRAVLNDADTRKMFLESCDLHELVSLIEDFLINRQILVYDDVSHGVLLQHDSRAKVVLNDNCIFWSIQPASTDLLFAGGLLLASIFAAVDEIGFICEVSCNILSMRKINSLLLLRLLHVFAYLCSSKYFTLEGFSLKMSVLKCFVVFLERQDLSGGCISCLPSVAGTSMKISACSSCPFKDGVVSVDFIVSILLGKLKEQMEALNSSSCQSVILEMKKMDVQCHGEAIPSNFVPNENLINFIDTLSLLELVAVSVSWDWTFGNIVLPLFRMLDCVQEQFFPAIITLLGQLGRIGVDANGYENSGVESIRQWLSAFLSRTTFKDFGLLIQFASAFALLDLIAKSFEEVVEANFESFATGNQPVAMDAVRKWFSSLSNEQQSSFRSLHSSSKCISTNANQTIASAA, from the exons ATGGAGGAAGATGTTACGGTAAAGGATGAGTCTTGCAACTCCTGCTGTCAACAG TGGAAAGAGAAGTATACGAAATTAAAAGAGAAGCATTCCAAGGTTGAAGATGGACGAAATGCTCTTCGGAAAGGAATCAAACTTCTTGAGCAGGAAAATGACAAGCTAAAATCTGAATATCAAGCTCTCAAGAAAG CATTTGAGGATGAGCGGGCACGGGCAGAGAGTGAAAAGCAAGATAAAGTGTTAGAATCTGCTACACGAGTTACTTTAGAGCATGAGATTTCTACTCTGAAGTCTCAGATTCTTTTGTTGCAGGAGAATGGAGGTTTGGCAGCTAAAGGAGTGGATGAGGAGGTTGCAAATTTGCAACAACGTGTTTCAGAAGCTGAAACAGAGATAAATAAGCATAAGGAGCTTTTACagaaggagagaaagagagtagATACAGAAAAAGAGAAAGTTGAGAAGGAGAGGAAAAAAGCCAGAGATGCAGCAGaaaaattaaatgcagaaaaaaaGAAGGCCAGCGAAGAAAAGAGGATTGCTGATATTGAAAGGGTAAAGGTTGAGGAACTTCGACATCAGTTGGAGAGCTTAAAATGTGAAGTGGATGAAGCAAAATCAAAGTTGGCGTTGGAGACAGCAAAGCATGAACAGGAAAACAAGAAGCtcaaagctgaaaaagaaaacaCAACTAAGGAGAGAATGCGTGCAGACATGGAGAAGGCCAAAGCTGCAGAACAAGGTAAGCTTGCGGAGGAAAATTGGAAGAAAGCTATGGATGAGAGAAGTCGTGCTGATGCTTTGGCTTGGCAGTTGGACAAAAATAAACATAGGGTTGAAGAATTGGAGAAGCAGATATCTAATCTTGTATCTAACAGAAAGTTTGTTGACATTCCCGTTGAAAACCCACCTGGTGGACTTGCAGAACTTGCTGGTAAAGTAGGGTCCTTGACTTGGAAGAGTGAAGCTGGTGCACTAGAGGCACGTAACAAGCTTGGGGAATGGCAGCAGAAAAATGTTAGAGAAAAGAAGCAGGCAATATCTGAGATTGAGAAAGCAAAAAACCAGATGAAGGCTGCAAAAAGATACAAGAGGAAAGCCATGGAGGAAAAAAATCATGCAGATCATTTGTTTCATGAACTGGAGGGCAATAGAAAAAGGTTGGAGGAAGTGCAAAGAGAGATTCAGGAACTTGTTTCATCTGGTAAATTGTTTGAGTCATCTCATCCTGCATCTGGTAAAAGTTTGAAAGATGAAACTGCTGAAATCAAGCTGTTAAGGAAACAATTGAAGTTTGAAAAGAAGCGTGTAAAGCATGCCAAAGAAGTGGCTAAGTTGGAAGTAGGTCGCAATTGTCTACTTCAGCAAGAAGTACATCGCCTAAAGCAGGAGTTTATTCCATTTGCACAGCGCTTAGACTTACTGGACAACTGCCTCTTTCACAAATTTGATGGTATAAATAACTTGGAAAAG GAAGGGGGCCTAGACTTGGATCAAGAGCATCTTCACCTCAAACCATCGCAGTTGGTACTTCACACTCAGAATGAGCACGTAAAACCAAGTTGTATAACCAGCATTGCTACGGGTGGATCTACTCCACTGAAGCGAAACAAAAGATTAAATGTGTCGTTGCCTCCTGTGTCTGGAGAGATGTACTTAAGTCCCACTACAGGTATTGATTCTAATTTGGAGCTTCTGCTTAGAGGTTCCAACAGAAAAATGTTACAGAGTTCTGCCATAAATTCCAGTTCGGCATCTTTTTCTGATAGACCATTGGTCGGCTCACAGGAAAGAGGTACATTTTCTGTCACTGCATCAGCTAATTTGGCACATGGACAAACTATAGGACCAACCGCTTCCAGGTTGTCAAGCGATACAAGAAAAAGATATGACAAAAAACTTGCAGTGGGGGCCGAAAATAGTGTAGGAAGTCCTATTAAATCTGGTGCTATTGAGAGTGGGAgctacaagaaaaggaaaaggaaaagggtttCTGATGCAGTTGAATCCATTGAAGATTTATATTCAGCAGGTCAAAAGTGGCATCAGCAGGTCTTAGAGAAATTATCTGTGCTTCATGGCATGTTGGATGGTGAATGCCCTAAATCTTTCAGAGAAAGAGTTTTGGTACAAGATAATATGTATAGCAAGTTGGTTAGACCTGATAAGAAGAAAAAAGTATCCAATGGACAAGGTGTAGCAGTACCTCATTTGTGTGACCGTTGTGTCCTGAAAACCAGTGCTGAAGATTCTGATGTTTGCGAAAATGCTTCACCAGCTGTATGCGATGTACTTCAAACTGCCCCGACTTTGAAGGACGGCATAACTAATCATTTTGGAAGCAAGCTGCATGAGCTAACGAACGCTGAAGAAGTGTTTGGTCATGATTACATGGGACTTGTTCAATTGGACAATCCTATTGATGAAAACCGATTCTGCAAAGCAATTAGAAAGCCCATTTCTCCCCTTTCTCCTGTCCTATGCAATATTGAGTTTCCATTTAATGAGACTTTTGAAACTGAAATTTGTACTTCTAGATCTCTACCGGATGAGAGTTTATGTGAAGTATTTTCAAATGCAGAGCAGAATGTTGTACCATCTTGCAATTTTGATGTGGTTAATTTGGAGATTGATTCCAATAACAGGAATTTGAAGGACATTGAGGCTTCAAAGATTTTGTCACTTGGGATGGCTACTAAAGGAAGCTCTGAAAACTTGGGTAACAATGGGAGTTACGACTCAGATGTTATATGCGTGAGCAGTTCTTCTTCCAGTCAGATCAATAACTTGATCATGGCATCAACTGCTCAGAAAAATGTTGAGTTAAAAATGCCCTGTGAAAGCAGGAGTGCTGCATTCAATGGGTATCCAGTATACTGTGCTGTTTCCTCAAGTAATAATGACAGCAGCTCCATTTCTACGATATTCAGTTTTATCACTGATTGTATGTCAAAGTTGTCGAGTAACTCTTCGTTAAAGTTATGGATGCAGAATATTCTGCTTTCTTTACAGAAGGCCGACAATCTTTCAACTCA GGAACGGGTCTCAGGGTTCTTTTCGCTGTTATTGCATTACACATCTGAGATTGCAAATGGTGACCATGGCGATTTAGTGTGCAATTCTCTTGGCTTTATAGATTCTTTTGCTCAACAAATGCGAGCAG TGCTGAATGATgccgatactaggaaaatgttTCTGGAATCATGTGATTTGCATGAACTAGTGTCTCTTATTGAGGATTTCCTTATAAATAGGCAAATCTTGGTGTATGATGATGTATCCCATGGAGTGTTGCTTCAACATGATTCAAGAGCCAAGGTTGTCCTTAACGATAATTGCATTTTCTGGTCCATCCAACCAGCTTCCACTGACTTGCTGTTTGCTGGCGGATTATTATTAGCTTCGATATTTGCAGCAGTTGATGAAATTGGTTTCATTTGTGAGGTCTCTTGCAACATACTTAGCATGAGGAAGATTAATTCTCTGTTGCTGCTAAGGCTTCTCCATGTCTTTGCCTATCTCTGCAGTTCAAAATATTTTACCCTAGAAGGCTTCAGTTTAAAAATGTCTGTCCTGAAATGTTTTGTGGTGTTCCTTGAGAGGCAAGATTTGTCAGGCGGTTGCATTTCCTGCTTGCCTTCTGTTGCTGGGACATCAATGAAGATTTCAGCATGTAGTTCATGTCCATTTAAGGATGGTGTGGTTTCAGTTGATTTTATTGTATCCATTCTCCTTGGAAAACTTAAGGAACAAATGGAAGCATTGAATTCATCAAGTTGTCAATCAGTGATATTGGAAATGAAAAAGATGGATGTTCAATGCCATGGAGAGGCTATTCCATCGAATTTTGTTCCTAATGAAAACTTGATCAACTTCATTGATACGCTTTCATTGCTAGAACTTGTGGCAGTTTCTGTG AGCTGGGACTGGACATTTGGCAATATTGTCTTGCCGCTTTTTCGGATGCTGGACTGTGTCCAAGAGCAGTTTTTTCCTGCCATTATAACTCTTCTGGGTCAACTTGGGAG GATTGGAGTCGATGCCAATGGATATGAGAATTCTGGAGTTGAGAGCATCAGGCAATGGTTGTCTGCTTTTCTCAGCCGCACCACATTTAAGGACTTTGGTCTTCTGATCCAGTTTGCTTCTGCATTTGCCTTACTTGATCTAATCGCTAAGTCATTTGAAGAAGTTGTTGAAGCGAATTTTGAGAGTTTTGCTACTGGTAATCAACCAGTTGCAATGGACGCTGTAAGAAAGTGGTTTTCTTCCTTGAGCAATGAGCAACAATCATCCTTTAGGTCTCTTCATTCATCTAGCAAATGCATTTCCACAAATGCAAATCAGACTATTGCAAGTGCAGCTTGA
- the LOC113708810 gene encoding uncharacterized protein isoform X1, protein MVLVMEEDVTVKDESCNSCCQQWKEKYTKLKEKHSKVEDGRNALRKGIKLLEQENDKLKSEYQALKKAFEDERARAESEKQDKVLESATRVTLEHEISTLKSQILLLQENGGLAAKGVDEEVANLQQRVSEAETEINKHKELLQKERKRVDTEKEKVEKERKKARDAAEKLNAEKKKASEEKRIADIERVKVEELRHQLESLKCEVDEAKSKLALETAKHEQENKKLKAEKENTTKERMRADMEKAKAAEQGKLAEENWKKAMDERSRADALAWQLDKNKHRVEELEKQISNLVSNRKFVDIPVENPPGGLAELAGKVGSLTWKSEAGALEARNKLGEWQQKNVREKKQAISEIEKAKNQMKAAKRYKRKAMEEKNHADHLFHELEGNRKRLEEVQREIQELVSSGKLFESSHPASGKSLKDETAEIKLLRKQLKFEKKRVKHAKEVAKLEVGRNCLLQQEVHRLKQEFIPFAQRLDLLDNCLFHKFDGINNLEKEGGLDLDQEHLHLKPSQLVLHTQNEHVKPSCITSIATGGSTPLKRNKRLNVSLPPVSGEMYLSPTTGIDSNLELLLRGSNRKMLQSSAINSSSASFSDRPLVGSQERGTFSVTASANLAHGQTIGPTASRLSSDTRKRYDKKLAVGAENSVGSPIKSGAIESGSYKKRKRKRVSDAVESIEDLYSAGQKWHQQVLEKLSVLHGMLDGECPKSFRERVLVQDNMYSKLVRPDKKKKVSNGQGVAVPHLCDRCVLKTSAEDSDVCENASPAVCDVLQTAPTLKDGITNHFGSKLHELTNAEEVFGHDYMGLVQLDNPIDENRFCKAIRKPISPLSPVLCNIEFPFNETFETEICTSRSLPDESLCEVFSNAEQNVVPSCNFDVVNLEIDSNNRNLKDIEASKILSLGMATKGSSENLGNNGSYDSDVICVSSSSSSQINNLIMASTAQKNVELKMPCESRSAAFNGYPVYCAVSSSNNDSSSISTIFSFITDCMSKLSSNSSLKLWMQNILLSLQKADNLSTQERVSGFFSLLLHYTSEIANGDHGDLVCNSLGFIDSFAQQMRAVLNDADTRKMFLESCDLHELVSLIEDFLINRQILVYDDVSHGVLLQHDSRAKVVLNDNCIFWSIQPASTDLLFAGGLLLASIFAAVDEIGFICEVSCNILSMRKINSLLLLRLLHVFAYLCSSKYFTLEGFSLKMSVLKCFVVFLERQDLSGGCISCLPSVAGTSMKISACSSCPFKDGVVSVDFIVSILLGKLKEQMEALNSSSCQSVILEMKKMDVQCHGEAIPSNFVPNENLINFIDTLSLLELVAVSVSWDWTFGNIVLPLFRMLDCVQEQFFPAIITLLGQLGRIGVDANGYENSGVESIRQWLSAFLSRTTFKDFGLLIQFASAFALLDLIAKSFEEVVEANFESFATGNQPVAMDAVRKWFSSLSNEQQSSFRSLHSSSKCISTNANQTIASAA, encoded by the exons ATGGTGTTAGTAATGGAGGAAGATGTTACGGTAAAGGATGAGTCTTGCAACTCCTGCTGTCAACAG TGGAAAGAGAAGTATACGAAATTAAAAGAGAAGCATTCCAAGGTTGAAGATGGACGAAATGCTCTTCGGAAAGGAATCAAACTTCTTGAGCAGGAAAATGACAAGCTAAAATCTGAATATCAAGCTCTCAAGAAAG CATTTGAGGATGAGCGGGCACGGGCAGAGAGTGAAAAGCAAGATAAAGTGTTAGAATCTGCTACACGAGTTACTTTAGAGCATGAGATTTCTACTCTGAAGTCTCAGATTCTTTTGTTGCAGGAGAATGGAGGTTTGGCAGCTAAAGGAGTGGATGAGGAGGTTGCAAATTTGCAACAACGTGTTTCAGAAGCTGAAACAGAGATAAATAAGCATAAGGAGCTTTTACagaaggagagaaagagagtagATACAGAAAAAGAGAAAGTTGAGAAGGAGAGGAAAAAAGCCAGAGATGCAGCAGaaaaattaaatgcagaaaaaaaGAAGGCCAGCGAAGAAAAGAGGATTGCTGATATTGAAAGGGTAAAGGTTGAGGAACTTCGACATCAGTTGGAGAGCTTAAAATGTGAAGTGGATGAAGCAAAATCAAAGTTGGCGTTGGAGACAGCAAAGCATGAACAGGAAAACAAGAAGCtcaaagctgaaaaagaaaacaCAACTAAGGAGAGAATGCGTGCAGACATGGAGAAGGCCAAAGCTGCAGAACAAGGTAAGCTTGCGGAGGAAAATTGGAAGAAAGCTATGGATGAGAGAAGTCGTGCTGATGCTTTGGCTTGGCAGTTGGACAAAAATAAACATAGGGTTGAAGAATTGGAGAAGCAGATATCTAATCTTGTATCTAACAGAAAGTTTGTTGACATTCCCGTTGAAAACCCACCTGGTGGACTTGCAGAACTTGCTGGTAAAGTAGGGTCCTTGACTTGGAAGAGTGAAGCTGGTGCACTAGAGGCACGTAACAAGCTTGGGGAATGGCAGCAGAAAAATGTTAGAGAAAAGAAGCAGGCAATATCTGAGATTGAGAAAGCAAAAAACCAGATGAAGGCTGCAAAAAGATACAAGAGGAAAGCCATGGAGGAAAAAAATCATGCAGATCATTTGTTTCATGAACTGGAGGGCAATAGAAAAAGGTTGGAGGAAGTGCAAAGAGAGATTCAGGAACTTGTTTCATCTGGTAAATTGTTTGAGTCATCTCATCCTGCATCTGGTAAAAGTTTGAAAGATGAAACTGCTGAAATCAAGCTGTTAAGGAAACAATTGAAGTTTGAAAAGAAGCGTGTAAAGCATGCCAAAGAAGTGGCTAAGTTGGAAGTAGGTCGCAATTGTCTACTTCAGCAAGAAGTACATCGCCTAAAGCAGGAGTTTATTCCATTTGCACAGCGCTTAGACTTACTGGACAACTGCCTCTTTCACAAATTTGATGGTATAAATAACTTGGAAAAG GAAGGGGGCCTAGACTTGGATCAAGAGCATCTTCACCTCAAACCATCGCAGTTGGTACTTCACACTCAGAATGAGCACGTAAAACCAAGTTGTATAACCAGCATTGCTACGGGTGGATCTACTCCACTGAAGCGAAACAAAAGATTAAATGTGTCGTTGCCTCCTGTGTCTGGAGAGATGTACTTAAGTCCCACTACAGGTATTGATTCTAATTTGGAGCTTCTGCTTAGAGGTTCCAACAGAAAAATGTTACAGAGTTCTGCCATAAATTCCAGTTCGGCATCTTTTTCTGATAGACCATTGGTCGGCTCACAGGAAAGAGGTACATTTTCTGTCACTGCATCAGCTAATTTGGCACATGGACAAACTATAGGACCAACCGCTTCCAGGTTGTCAAGCGATACAAGAAAAAGATATGACAAAAAACTTGCAGTGGGGGCCGAAAATAGTGTAGGAAGTCCTATTAAATCTGGTGCTATTGAGAGTGGGAgctacaagaaaaggaaaaggaaaagggtttCTGATGCAGTTGAATCCATTGAAGATTTATATTCAGCAGGTCAAAAGTGGCATCAGCAGGTCTTAGAGAAATTATCTGTGCTTCATGGCATGTTGGATGGTGAATGCCCTAAATCTTTCAGAGAAAGAGTTTTGGTACAAGATAATATGTATAGCAAGTTGGTTAGACCTGATAAGAAGAAAAAAGTATCCAATGGACAAGGTGTAGCAGTACCTCATTTGTGTGACCGTTGTGTCCTGAAAACCAGTGCTGAAGATTCTGATGTTTGCGAAAATGCTTCACCAGCTGTATGCGATGTACTTCAAACTGCCCCGACTTTGAAGGACGGCATAACTAATCATTTTGGAAGCAAGCTGCATGAGCTAACGAACGCTGAAGAAGTGTTTGGTCATGATTACATGGGACTTGTTCAATTGGACAATCCTATTGATGAAAACCGATTCTGCAAAGCAATTAGAAAGCCCATTTCTCCCCTTTCTCCTGTCCTATGCAATATTGAGTTTCCATTTAATGAGACTTTTGAAACTGAAATTTGTACTTCTAGATCTCTACCGGATGAGAGTTTATGTGAAGTATTTTCAAATGCAGAGCAGAATGTTGTACCATCTTGCAATTTTGATGTGGTTAATTTGGAGATTGATTCCAATAACAGGAATTTGAAGGACATTGAGGCTTCAAAGATTTTGTCACTTGGGATGGCTACTAAAGGAAGCTCTGAAAACTTGGGTAACAATGGGAGTTACGACTCAGATGTTATATGCGTGAGCAGTTCTTCTTCCAGTCAGATCAATAACTTGATCATGGCATCAACTGCTCAGAAAAATGTTGAGTTAAAAATGCCCTGTGAAAGCAGGAGTGCTGCATTCAATGGGTATCCAGTATACTGTGCTGTTTCCTCAAGTAATAATGACAGCAGCTCCATTTCTACGATATTCAGTTTTATCACTGATTGTATGTCAAAGTTGTCGAGTAACTCTTCGTTAAAGTTATGGATGCAGAATATTCTGCTTTCTTTACAGAAGGCCGACAATCTTTCAACTCA GGAACGGGTCTCAGGGTTCTTTTCGCTGTTATTGCATTACACATCTGAGATTGCAAATGGTGACCATGGCGATTTAGTGTGCAATTCTCTTGGCTTTATAGATTCTTTTGCTCAACAAATGCGAGCAG TGCTGAATGATgccgatactaggaaaatgttTCTGGAATCATGTGATTTGCATGAACTAGTGTCTCTTATTGAGGATTTCCTTATAAATAGGCAAATCTTGGTGTATGATGATGTATCCCATGGAGTGTTGCTTCAACATGATTCAAGAGCCAAGGTTGTCCTTAACGATAATTGCATTTTCTGGTCCATCCAACCAGCTTCCACTGACTTGCTGTTTGCTGGCGGATTATTATTAGCTTCGATATTTGCAGCAGTTGATGAAATTGGTTTCATTTGTGAGGTCTCTTGCAACATACTTAGCATGAGGAAGATTAATTCTCTGTTGCTGCTAAGGCTTCTCCATGTCTTTGCCTATCTCTGCAGTTCAAAATATTTTACCCTAGAAGGCTTCAGTTTAAAAATGTCTGTCCTGAAATGTTTTGTGGTGTTCCTTGAGAGGCAAGATTTGTCAGGCGGTTGCATTTCCTGCTTGCCTTCTGTTGCTGGGACATCAATGAAGATTTCAGCATGTAGTTCATGTCCATTTAAGGATGGTGTGGTTTCAGTTGATTTTATTGTATCCATTCTCCTTGGAAAACTTAAGGAACAAATGGAAGCATTGAATTCATCAAGTTGTCAATCAGTGATATTGGAAATGAAAAAGATGGATGTTCAATGCCATGGAGAGGCTATTCCATCGAATTTTGTTCCTAATGAAAACTTGATCAACTTCATTGATACGCTTTCATTGCTAGAACTTGTGGCAGTTTCTGTG AGCTGGGACTGGACATTTGGCAATATTGTCTTGCCGCTTTTTCGGATGCTGGACTGTGTCCAAGAGCAGTTTTTTCCTGCCATTATAACTCTTCTGGGTCAACTTGGGAG GATTGGAGTCGATGCCAATGGATATGAGAATTCTGGAGTTGAGAGCATCAGGCAATGGTTGTCTGCTTTTCTCAGCCGCACCACATTTAAGGACTTTGGTCTTCTGATCCAGTTTGCTTCTGCATTTGCCTTACTTGATCTAATCGCTAAGTCATTTGAAGAAGTTGTTGAAGCGAATTTTGAGAGTTTTGCTACTGGTAATCAACCAGTTGCAATGGACGCTGTAAGAAAGTGGTTTTCTTCCTTGAGCAATGAGCAACAATCATCCTTTAGGTCTCTTCATTCATCTAGCAAATGCATTTCCACAAATGCAAATCAGACTATTGCAAGTGCAGCTTGA